The Mechercharimyces sp. CAU 1602 genome includes a region encoding these proteins:
- a CDS encoding cold shock domain-containing protein — translation MQGNVKWFNAEKGYGFIEREEGDDVFVHYSAIQDEGFKTLDEGQSVEFEIVDGARGPQAANVVKLG, via the coding sequence ATGCAAGGGAATGTTAAGTGGTTCAATGCAGAAAAAGGCTATGGTTTTATCGAGCGCGAAGAAGGAGACGATGTATTCGTTCACTACTCCGCTATTCAAGATGAGGGCTTTAAAACCTTAGATGAAGGGCAAAGCGTAGAGTTTGAAATTGTGGACGGTGCGCGTGGACCACAAGCGGCTAATGTAGTTAAATTAGGTTAA
- the hpf gene encoding ribosome hibernation-promoting factor, HPF/YfiA family, with amino-acid sequence MHFHIRGQNIEVTDALKQYTEKKIGRLEKYFETTPKTEVHAVLSVFGDDHKVEVTIPFPELLVRAEETTTDMYTSISKVEEKLERQIRKYKTKVNRKFRQDASLQPALNGNGSSLLVEEDELDDDDRFEVVRTKRFSFKPMDVEEAILQMNMLGHNFFVFANANSDQTSVVYKRHDGRYGLIEPE; translated from the coding sequence ATGCATTTTCACATTCGCGGACAAAACATTGAAGTTACAGATGCGTTGAAACAGTATACAGAGAAGAAGATTGGGCGTTTGGAGAAATATTTCGAAACCACTCCGAAAACTGAGGTTCATGCTGTCTTAAGTGTGTTTGGTGATGATCACAAGGTTGAGGTAACCATTCCTTTTCCAGAATTACTTGTACGAGCAGAGGAAACCACGACCGATATGTATACGTCGATCAGTAAAGTGGAGGAGAAACTCGAACGCCAAATCCGTAAATATAAAACGAAAGTGAACCGGAAATTCCGTCAAGACGCTAGCTTGCAACCAGCGTTAAACGGGAATGGCTCCTCTTTGTTAGTTGAAGAAGACGAGTTAGACGATGATGATCGTTTTGAAGTGGTACGTACAAAGCGTTTTAGCTTTAAACCGATGGACGTAGAAGAGGCGATTCTGCAGATGAATATGTTGGGACATAATTTTTTCGTCTTTGCCAATGCGAATAGCGATCAAACAAGTGTTGTATATAAACGACATGACGGTCGCTATGGCTTGATTGAACCCGAGTAA